acaaacaaattcATCCAGTTCATAATCTTGCTCATCTGCTGATAATGTTGAGTACATCTCAGACAACAAAGTCAATTCTTTGCTGATTGTTTTTGGAATATCTTCACGAGCTTGCCACAATAAATTCTGTGCTCTTTGTAATCGTTCTCGAGcaacaatatcatcatGCTCTGAATCGGTTATAGCAGGTGacattttttcttctgtaTCGTTTTTATTATCTGATGGTGACGGTAGAAaaccatttttttcacttttttcCATTAGctcattatattcattGTATAACGATATGATTTTCATCATAGGCTTGTATAATTGTTGGCAAACTTTTAGTTCTGAATTCGGAACTATCACTCTCTCCAAATAATGGTTTATCAATCCCTCCATAAAGTTAGCccaaattgatgaaaaaacgtaattttcatcataggttatttcattaaaatctTGATTAATATTTTGCTTCATTATCAGTTCATTTAATGTGAACACtctattttctttattggtTTTATCAGCCTcacttttcaaattagaGATAATATCTGATATCTTGTCAGATTTATCTTCAGCTTTGGGCAAGGAATCCTGTAAGATAGATGATGGTGATTTATCCTTGGCGGCAGTATTAACATCATCCTCTTTTTTATCAGACCAATAGTCTGGGCCACCTCGTTCGGATAACGTTACCAACAATAGAAAAAGCTTTACTTTCATCCATGGGCTcaaattttcaacaaaATGATCACTAATTTTGCTAACATCataattaattttcttgTGGATACatctaataaatttttctatGTATTGACTTTTCTTGAGGCCGTATTTGCTATTGATGTATTCCATGGATGTAATTGTGATATAGTTACTGCCTTCAAAATTCAACTCTTTCATCATATTAAATTTGGGACGTCTTCTCCTCCTTCGACTTCG
The sequence above is a segment of the Naumovozyma castellii chromosome 8, complete genome genome. Coding sequences within it:
- the AAN1 gene encoding Aan1p (ancestral locus Anc_2.623) codes for the protein MDMKGVQQSFQETDFDGPEVKNIEHPLKARKGRNHMADQRSRRRRRRPKFNMMKELNFEGSNYITITSMEYINSKYGLKKSQYIEKFIRCIHKKINYDVSKISDHFVENLSPWMKVKLFLLLVTLSERGGPDYWSDKKEDDVNTAAKDKSPSSILQDSLPKAEDKSDKISDIISNLKSEADKTNKENRVFTLNELIMKQNINQDFNEITYDENYVFSSIWANFMEGLINHYLERVIVPNSELKVCQQLYKPMMKIISLYNEYNELMEKSEKNGFLPSPSDNKNDTEEKMSPAITDSEHDDIVARERLQRAQNLLWQAREDIPKTISKELTLLSEMYSTLSADEQDYELDEFVCCAEEYIELKFLPSLISLLFSNCGSTNFWKIMLVLEPFFYYIEDINDEDEDGPSDNETDYCPKDDGETNELNEKAQLKPDPRVITLEKICEVAAKQKWI